One segment of Macaca fascicularis isolate 582-1 chromosome 4, T2T-MFA8v1.1 DNA contains the following:
- the H4C9 gene encoding histone H4, producing the protein MSGRGKGGKGLGKGGAKRHRKVLRDNIQGITKPAIRRLARRGGVKRISGLIYEETRGVLKVFLENVIRDAVTYTEHAKRKTVTAMDVVYALKRQGRTLYGFGG; encoded by the coding sequence ATGTCAGGACGCGGCAAAGGAGGTAAGGGTCTGGGGAAAGGGGGTGCCAAGCGCCACCGCAAAGTGCTGCGCGACAACATCCAGGGCATCACCAAGCCAGCCATCCGGCGCCTTGCCCGCCGCGGCGGTGTGAAGCGCATCTCCGGCCTCATCTATGAGGAGACCCGCGGGGTGCTGAAGGTCTTCCTGGAGAACGTGATCCGGGACGCCGTGACCTACACGGAGCACGCCAAGCGCAAGACGGTCACCGCCATGGACGTAGTCTATGCGCTGAAGCGCCAGGGCCGCACGCTTTATGGCTTCGGCGGCTAA